One region of Malania oleifera isolate guangnan ecotype guangnan chromosome 6, ASM2987363v1, whole genome shotgun sequence genomic DNA includes:
- the LOC131158365 gene encoding pentatricopeptide repeat-containing protein At1g80880, mitochondrial isoform X1, producing MALLAVARRLQRTHPHRFLRFALHNIFDAPCKTQIKCDFYSTFDRTHLVSSDRIPRSVTIQYFSTQKPYDPLGFIEDPDDVHQLLEPGVLKLLEVAKKFPSEEEAMAFLDSSGVKPNRHLVCSAIWALRDEWKVAFLVFKWGEKCESSSEKARGMVIWVLGNHRKFSVAWGLIRGWHHSSVETQRAMLILMDRYAAANNPAKAIRTFHIMERLKVSPDVKTFYVLLNTLCKHGNIEEAEDCMLLNKKFFPLETEGFNIILNGWCSISIDIIEAKRIWREMSKCCIIPNATSYTHMISCFSKVGNLFDSLRLYDEMKKRGWVPGLEVYNALIYVLTRENCLKEALKLLERMKEMGFKPDSATYNSLICPLCEAKKQEEARTILARMIGENISPTIDTYHAFLEGATLEGTLEVLKRMRRAGCSPEGETFHLILANFFKSKQVDNALKIWVEMKQHVVVNSGHYAALVEGLAMCGQFDKAREFHAEMISKGFLDDPKFKTLLKAQG from the exons ATGGCACTTCTCGCCGTCGCAAGGAGGCTGCAGCGGACGCACCCTCATCGCTTCCTCCGGTTTGCGCTTCACAACATATTTGACGCACCTTGTAAAACACAAATAAAATGTGATTTCTATTCGACATTTGATCGAACACATCTCGTGTCCTCAGATCGCATCCCGCGGAGCGTAACTATACAATACTTCTCCACGCAAAAGCCCTACGACCCACTTGGCTTCATTGAAGACCCAGATGATGTTCATCAACTACTCGAACCGGGAGTTCTTAAATTGCTCGAAGTTGCCAAAAAATTCCCCTCGGAAGAGGAAGCCATGGCCTTTCTTGACTCGTCTGGTGTCAAACCCAACAGGCATTTGGTTTGTTCGGCGATATGGGCGCTGAGAGATGAGTGGAAAGTGGCGTTTTTGGTATTCAAATGGGGTGAGAAGTGTGAGTCCAGTAGTGAGAAAGCTCGCGGTATGGTGATATGGGTACTGGGCAATCATAGAAAGTTCAGTGTTGCTTGGGGATTGATTCGTGGCTGGCATCATTCTTCGGTGGAAACTCAGCGGGCAATGTTAATCCTGATGGATCG ATATGCTGCTGCAAATAATCCTGCTAAAGCAATTAGAACATTCCACATTATGGAGAGACTCAAAGTGTCTCCTGATGTGAAAACATTCTATGTCCTCCTTAATACTCTTTGTAAACATGGGAACATTGAGGAGGCTGAAGACTGCATGCTTTTAAATAAGAAATTTTTTCCATTGGAGACTGAAGGTTTCAACATAATTCTTAATGGTTGGTGTAGTATATCTATTGATATAATTGAAGCTAAGAGGATCTGGAGAGAAATGTCGAAGTGCTGCATCATTCCAAATGCAACTTCTTATACTCACATGATTTCATGCTTCTCAAAGGTTGGGAATCTCTTTGACTCACTGAGGCTCTATGATGAGATGAAGAAAAGAGGATGGGTCCCAGGCCTGGAGGTTTACAATGCTTTGATATATGTTTTAACTCGTGAAAATTGCTTGAAGGAAGCTCTCAAACTCCTGGAAAGAATGAAAGAGATGGGTTTTAAACCAGATTCTGCTACTTATAATTCCCTCATATGTCCGTTATGTGAAGCCAAAAAACAGGAGGAAGCAAGAACTATACTGGCTAGGATGATTGGGGAAAATATCAGTCCAACTATTGACACATACCATGCATTTCTTGAGGGTGCGACTTTGGAAGGAACTTTGGAAGTTCTTAAGCGAATGAGGAGAGCTGGTTGTAGTCCTGAAGGGGAGACCTTTCACCTTATTCTTGCTAATTTCTTCAAATCAAAGCAAGTTGATAATGCTTTGAAGATTTGGGTAGAAATGAAGCAACATGTAGTTGTTAATTCTGGACATTATGCTGCACTGGTCGAAGGACTGGCAATGTGCGGGCAGTTTGACAAGGCTAGGGAATTTCATGCTGAGATGATATCAAAGGGGTTTTTAGATGATCCAAAGTTCAAAACACTCTTGAAGGCACAAGGCTAA
- the LOC131158365 gene encoding pentatricopeptide repeat-containing protein At1g80880, mitochondrial isoform X4, whose translation MQALDGRWHFSPSQGGCSGRTLIASSDRIPRSVTIQYFSTQKPYDPLGFIEDPDDVHQLLEPGVLKLLEVAKKFPSEEEAMAFLDSSGVKPNRHLVCSAIWALRDEWKVAFLVFKWGEKCESSSEKARGMVIWVLGNHRKFSVAWGLIRGWHHSSVETQRAMLILMDRISIDIIEAKRIWREMSKCCIIPNATSYTHMISCFSKVGNLFDSLRLYDEMKKRGWVPGLEVYNALIYVLTRENCLKEALKLLERMKEMGFKPDSATYNSLICPLCEAKKQEEARTILARMIGENISPTIDTYHAFLEGATLEGTLEVLKRMRRAGCSPEGETFHLILANFFKSKQVDNALKIWVEMKQHVVVNSGHYAALVEGLAMCGQFDKAREFHAEMISKGFLDDPKFKTLLKAQG comes from the exons ATGCAAGCGCTTGATGGTCGATGGCACTTCTCGCCGTCGCAAGGAGGCTGCAGCGGACGCACCCTCATCGCTTCCTCCG ATCGCATCCCGCGGAGCGTAACTATACAATACTTCTCCACGCAAAAGCCCTACGACCCACTTGGCTTCATTGAAGACCCAGATGATGTTCATCAACTACTCGAACCGGGAGTTCTTAAATTGCTCGAAGTTGCCAAAAAATTCCCCTCGGAAGAGGAAGCCATGGCCTTTCTTGACTCGTCTGGTGTCAAACCCAACAGGCATTTGGTTTGTTCGGCGATATGGGCGCTGAGAGATGAGTGGAAAGTGGCGTTTTTGGTATTCAAATGGGGTGAGAAGTGTGAGTCCAGTAGTGAGAAAGCTCGCGGTATGGTGATATGGGTACTGGGCAATCATAGAAAGTTCAGTGTTGCTTGGGGATTGATTCGTGGCTGGCATCATTCTTCGGTGGAAACTCAGCGGGCAATGTTAATCCTGATGGATCG TATATCTATTGATATAATTGAAGCTAAGAGGATCTGGAGAGAAATGTCGAAGTGCTGCATCATTCCAAATGCAACTTCTTATACTCACATGATTTCATGCTTCTCAAAGGTTGGGAATCTCTTTGACTCACTGAGGCTCTATGATGAGATGAAGAAAAGAGGATGGGTCCCAGGCCTGGAGGTTTACAATGCTTTGATATATGTTTTAACTCGTGAAAATTGCTTGAAGGAAGCTCTCAAACTCCTGGAAAGAATGAAAGAGATGGGTTTTAAACCAGATTCTGCTACTTATAATTCCCTCATATGTCCGTTATGTGAAGCCAAAAAACAGGAGGAAGCAAGAACTATACTGGCTAGGATGATTGGGGAAAATATCAGTCCAACTATTGACACATACCATGCATTTCTTGAGGGTGCGACTTTGGAAGGAACTTTGGAAGTTCTTAAGCGAATGAGGAGAGCTGGTTGTAGTCCTGAAGGGGAGACCTTTCACCTTATTCTTGCTAATTTCTTCAAATCAAAGCAAGTTGATAATGCTTTGAAGATTTGGGTAGAAATGAAGCAACATGTAGTTGTTAATTCTGGACATTATGCTGCACTGGTCGAAGGACTGGCAATGTGCGGGCAGTTTGACAAGGCTAGGGAATTTCATGCTGAGATGATATCAAAGGGGTTTTTAGATGATCCAAAGTTCAAAACACTCTTGAAGGCACAAGGCTAA
- the LOC131158365 gene encoding pentatricopeptide repeat-containing protein At1g80880, mitochondrial isoform X2, which yields MQALDGRWHFSPSQGGCSGRTLIASSDRIPRSVTIQYFSTQKPYDPLGFIEDPDDVHQLLEPGVLKLLEVAKKFPSEEEAMAFLDSSGVKPNRHLVCSAIWALRDEWKVAFLVFKWGEKCESSSEKARGMVIWVLGNHRKFSVAWGLIRGWHHSSVETQRAMLILMDRYAAANNPAKAIRTFHIMERLKVSPDVKTFYVLLNTLCKHGNIEEAEDCMLLNKKFFPLETEGFNIILNGWCSISIDIIEAKRIWREMSKCCIIPNATSYTHMISCFSKVGNLFDSLRLYDEMKKRGWVPGLEVYNALIYVLTRENCLKEALKLLERMKEMGFKPDSATYNSLICPLCEAKKQEEARTILARMIGENISPTIDTYHAFLEGATLEGTLEVLKRMRRAGCSPEGETFHLILANFFKSKQVDNALKIWVEMKQHVVVNSGHYAALVEGLAMCGQFDKAREFHAEMISKGFLDDPKFKTLLKAQG from the exons ATGCAAGCGCTTGATGGTCGATGGCACTTCTCGCCGTCGCAAGGAGGCTGCAGCGGACGCACCCTCATCGCTTCCTCCG ATCGCATCCCGCGGAGCGTAACTATACAATACTTCTCCACGCAAAAGCCCTACGACCCACTTGGCTTCATTGAAGACCCAGATGATGTTCATCAACTACTCGAACCGGGAGTTCTTAAATTGCTCGAAGTTGCCAAAAAATTCCCCTCGGAAGAGGAAGCCATGGCCTTTCTTGACTCGTCTGGTGTCAAACCCAACAGGCATTTGGTTTGTTCGGCGATATGGGCGCTGAGAGATGAGTGGAAAGTGGCGTTTTTGGTATTCAAATGGGGTGAGAAGTGTGAGTCCAGTAGTGAGAAAGCTCGCGGTATGGTGATATGGGTACTGGGCAATCATAGAAAGTTCAGTGTTGCTTGGGGATTGATTCGTGGCTGGCATCATTCTTCGGTGGAAACTCAGCGGGCAATGTTAATCCTGATGGATCG ATATGCTGCTGCAAATAATCCTGCTAAAGCAATTAGAACATTCCACATTATGGAGAGACTCAAAGTGTCTCCTGATGTGAAAACATTCTATGTCCTCCTTAATACTCTTTGTAAACATGGGAACATTGAGGAGGCTGAAGACTGCATGCTTTTAAATAAGAAATTTTTTCCATTGGAGACTGAAGGTTTCAACATAATTCTTAATGGTTGGTGTAGTATATCTATTGATATAATTGAAGCTAAGAGGATCTGGAGAGAAATGTCGAAGTGCTGCATCATTCCAAATGCAACTTCTTATACTCACATGATTTCATGCTTCTCAAAGGTTGGGAATCTCTTTGACTCACTGAGGCTCTATGATGAGATGAAGAAAAGAGGATGGGTCCCAGGCCTGGAGGTTTACAATGCTTTGATATATGTTTTAACTCGTGAAAATTGCTTGAAGGAAGCTCTCAAACTCCTGGAAAGAATGAAAGAGATGGGTTTTAAACCAGATTCTGCTACTTATAATTCCCTCATATGTCCGTTATGTGAAGCCAAAAAACAGGAGGAAGCAAGAACTATACTGGCTAGGATGATTGGGGAAAATATCAGTCCAACTATTGACACATACCATGCATTTCTTGAGGGTGCGACTTTGGAAGGAACTTTGGAAGTTCTTAAGCGAATGAGGAGAGCTGGTTGTAGTCCTGAAGGGGAGACCTTTCACCTTATTCTTGCTAATTTCTTCAAATCAAAGCAAGTTGATAATGCTTTGAAGATTTGGGTAGAAATGAAGCAACATGTAGTTGTTAATTCTGGACATTATGCTGCACTGGTCGAAGGACTGGCAATGTGCGGGCAGTTTGACAAGGCTAGGGAATTTCATGCTGAGATGATATCAAAGGGGTTTTTAGATGATCCAAAGTTCAAAACACTCTTGAAGGCACAAGGCTAA
- the LOC131158365 gene encoding pentatricopeptide repeat-containing protein At1g80880, mitochondrial isoform X3 codes for MALLAVARRLQRTHPHRFLRFALHNIFDAPCKTQIKCDFYSTFDRTHLVSSDRIPRSVTIQYFSTQKPYDPLGFIEDPDDVHQLLEPGVLKLLEVAKKFPSEEEAMAFLDSSGVKPNRHLVCSAIWALRDEWKVAFLVFKWGEKCESSSEKARGMVIWVLGNHRKFSVAWGLIRGWHHSSVETQRAMLILMDRISIDIIEAKRIWREMSKCCIIPNATSYTHMISCFSKVGNLFDSLRLYDEMKKRGWVPGLEVYNALIYVLTRENCLKEALKLLERMKEMGFKPDSATYNSLICPLCEAKKQEEARTILARMIGENISPTIDTYHAFLEGATLEGTLEVLKRMRRAGCSPEGETFHLILANFFKSKQVDNALKIWVEMKQHVVVNSGHYAALVEGLAMCGQFDKAREFHAEMISKGFLDDPKFKTLLKAQG; via the exons ATGGCACTTCTCGCCGTCGCAAGGAGGCTGCAGCGGACGCACCCTCATCGCTTCCTCCGGTTTGCGCTTCACAACATATTTGACGCACCTTGTAAAACACAAATAAAATGTGATTTCTATTCGACATTTGATCGAACACATCTCGTGTCCTCAGATCGCATCCCGCGGAGCGTAACTATACAATACTTCTCCACGCAAAAGCCCTACGACCCACTTGGCTTCATTGAAGACCCAGATGATGTTCATCAACTACTCGAACCGGGAGTTCTTAAATTGCTCGAAGTTGCCAAAAAATTCCCCTCGGAAGAGGAAGCCATGGCCTTTCTTGACTCGTCTGGTGTCAAACCCAACAGGCATTTGGTTTGTTCGGCGATATGGGCGCTGAGAGATGAGTGGAAAGTGGCGTTTTTGGTATTCAAATGGGGTGAGAAGTGTGAGTCCAGTAGTGAGAAAGCTCGCGGTATGGTGATATGGGTACTGGGCAATCATAGAAAGTTCAGTGTTGCTTGGGGATTGATTCGTGGCTGGCATCATTCTTCGGTGGAAACTCAGCGGGCAATGTTAATCCTGATGGATCG TATATCTATTGATATAATTGAAGCTAAGAGGATCTGGAGAGAAATGTCGAAGTGCTGCATCATTCCAAATGCAACTTCTTATACTCACATGATTTCATGCTTCTCAAAGGTTGGGAATCTCTTTGACTCACTGAGGCTCTATGATGAGATGAAGAAAAGAGGATGGGTCCCAGGCCTGGAGGTTTACAATGCTTTGATATATGTTTTAACTCGTGAAAATTGCTTGAAGGAAGCTCTCAAACTCCTGGAAAGAATGAAAGAGATGGGTTTTAAACCAGATTCTGCTACTTATAATTCCCTCATATGTCCGTTATGTGAAGCCAAAAAACAGGAGGAAGCAAGAACTATACTGGCTAGGATGATTGGGGAAAATATCAGTCCAACTATTGACACATACCATGCATTTCTTGAGGGTGCGACTTTGGAAGGAACTTTGGAAGTTCTTAAGCGAATGAGGAGAGCTGGTTGTAGTCCTGAAGGGGAGACCTTTCACCTTATTCTTGCTAATTTCTTCAAATCAAAGCAAGTTGATAATGCTTTGAAGATTTGGGTAGAAATGAAGCAACATGTAGTTGTTAATTCTGGACATTATGCTGCACTGGTCGAAGGACTGGCAATGTGCGGGCAGTTTGACAAGGCTAGGGAATTTCATGCTGAGATGATATCAAAGGGGTTTTTAGATGATCCAAAGTTCAAAACACTCTTGAAGGCACAAGGCTAA